The following proteins are co-located in the Aurantiacibacter atlanticus genome:
- a CDS encoding tetratricopeptide repeat protein yields MLTTLVFAPLMLAQAATAHMVEQEYEIREVAYEELLAGDDAAAITVLEAELAQNPGDPAVLINLGAAYARIGNWERAEHYYSTARDGQREYQLELANGRWLDSRDAARLALASVELEALAAR; encoded by the coding sequence ATGCTTACAACGCTTGTATTCGCGCCACTCATGCTGGCCCAGGCGGCCACCGCACACATGGTCGAACAGGAATATGAAATCCGCGAAGTTGCTTACGAGGAATTGCTGGCAGGTGATGACGCCGCAGCTATAACAGTGCTCGAAGCCGAATTGGCGCAGAACCCGGGTGATCCCGCCGTTCTTATAAATCTGGGCGCTGCTTATGCGCGGATCGGCAATTGGGAACGGGCTGAACATTATTACAGCACTGCACGCGATGGCCAGCGTGAATATCAGTTGGAGCTTGCCAATGGGCGTTGGCTGGATTCGCGCGATGCTGCGCGCCTTGCACTCGCCAGTGTCGAATTAGAGGCACTCGCTGCGCGCTGA
- a CDS encoding lytic transglycosylase domain-containing protein, with translation MILRSGILAAAFALAGCIALPAQAGVLEISADGQARWIAGPIAGAVAEEAAILDPVPLGEVPIGVLALLPEDAVANTRQHAAGIPANYAAIVQDLAHRFDLSPALIEAVVWQESRWRTNAVSPAGARGLAQLMPGTARDLGVDPDDPIANLEGGARYLREQLDRFDGDLERALAAYNAGPGRVIRSGGVPPIRETQTYVAAIMGRLADHSRSPE, from the coding sequence ATGATTCTGCGTTCCGGTATTCTTGCGGCAGCATTCGCGCTGGCCGGCTGTATTGCGCTTCCCGCGCAGGCTGGCGTGCTGGAAATTTCTGCCGATGGCCAAGCGCGTTGGATCGCTGGACCGATTGCCGGTGCCGTGGCAGAAGAAGCGGCTATTCTGGATCCAGTGCCGTTGGGTGAAGTGCCGATAGGCGTGCTGGCCTTGCTGCCAGAAGATGCCGTTGCAAATACGCGCCAGCATGCAGCTGGCATTCCGGCCAATTACGCTGCAATCGTGCAGGATCTGGCCCATCGCTTCGATCTCAGCCCCGCATTGATAGAGGCAGTGGTCTGGCAGGAGAGTCGCTGGCGCACCAACGCCGTCTCTCCTGCAGGCGCCCGTGGCCTCGCCCAATTGATGCCCGGGACGGCCCGCGATCTAGGCGTCGATCCCGATGACCCCATTGCCAATCTTGAAGGCGGTGCCCGCTATTTGCGCGAACAGCTTGATCGGTTTGATGGCGATCTGGAACGCGCGCTGGCTGCCTATAACGCCGGCCCGGGACGGGTCATCCGTTCAGGTGGCGTTCCACCGATTCGTGAAACACAAACGTATGTTGCGGCCATTATGGGCCGCCTTGCCGACCATTCCCGGAGCCCTGAATAA
- a CDS encoding TrbC/VirB2 family protein: protein MPILIRFAAFLTLLVPSAAFAQDPAGSSPINSAFGWMRDTMLGTVATTVAVMAVAAVGFMMLTGRVNWRFGATVIIGVFIIFGAASIVAGIQGAAAVG from the coding sequence ATGCCGATCCTTATTCGCTTTGCTGCGTTTCTTACCCTGTTGGTCCCATCCGCCGCTTTTGCGCAGGACCCGGCCGGGTCTTCCCCGATCAACAGTGCGTTTGGCTGGATGCGTGATACCATGCTGGGCACGGTCGCCACAACTGTGGCAGTGATGGCAGTGGCCGCGGTCGGCTTCATGATGCTGACGGGGCGCGTGAACTGGCGTTTTGGCGCCACTGTGATCATCGGCGTATTCATCATCTTCGGCGCTGCCTCCATCGTGGCTGGCATCCAGGGTGCGGCCGCAGTCGGCTGA
- a CDS encoding type IV secretion system protein VirB3, protein MQLIRHPVHRALTRPQMFAGVTFNYFIINALVTTEAFLILKSFWIVPIPLVMHAVGYFACLREPRFFDLWLTKVGKCPRVKNYKRWGCNSYAA, encoded by the coding sequence ATGCAACTTATTCGTCACCCGGTTCATCGTGCACTTACCCGCCCGCAGATGTTCGCGGGCGTGACATTCAATTATTTCATCATCAACGCTCTTGTGACGACCGAGGCCTTTTTGATCCTGAAAAGTTTCTGGATCGTGCCCATCCCATTGGTGATGCACGCAGTCGGCTATTTTGCATGCCTGCGCGAACCTCGGTTTTTCGACCTCTGGCTGACCAAGGTCGGCAAATGTCCGCGGGTGAAGAATTACAAGCGCTGGGGCTGCAACTCCTACGCTGCGTGA